The proteins below are encoded in one region of Thermoflexus hugenholtzii JAD2:
- a CDS encoding HEAT repeat domain-containing protein: protein MGAQSLNDLIARYRRAVAEEWRYLTVTVHGEERRLPLERVFFMLQARERPEPKGTEPPRPDLDPAELRFQHAGVPPSPQPPPPPVPLEEVLEKRENLALLGEPGAGKSTALRFIGLCFARAEENWHIARLRVQRPYVPILLNLQARAHPIAEKETLWDALRMEVREWLQCPEDEAEALLRAGQQDLGLLVLLDGLDEVPEGLRGAVRERIQRFADSGAGWVILASRPAGFQPLRGLREYTLKPFEHPEGEALPYLRGWLAALKPEWTDEEAEAQARRLLEQMRAHPALGRLLDNPLLLRLSAQHYAQTGEVARGRADLYRLWVEEAWERAKRRGAKEEEKPRFLQALQALAWHLHIGGGNEEADLREALQAFRVAQDDKEAAEGLRRLREQTGLLARLPEAEDGRVRYRYVFSHQTLREYFVALRLKEAWERDARRAWRFLRPRLHLPEWREPLALLVGSLPEAEALGLLRRILRARSPEERFLRRDLFLTAELAAESGYAKGIWEHLGPELRRALQDKDADVRRAAVQALEKMGPPVLPALLQALQDEDADVRRAAAEALGNIGDPPALPALTQALQDEDGGVRRAAAEVLEKMGPPALPALLRALQDEDAEVRRAAAEALGNIGDPPALPALTQALQDKDGMVRRVA, encoded by the coding sequence ATGGGCGCACAATCCCTGAACGACCTGATCGCGCGTTACCGGCGCGCCGTCGCGGAGGAATGGCGATACCTGACAGTCACCGTGCACGGCGAGGAACGCCGCCTGCCGCTGGAGCGCGTCTTCTTCATGCTCCAGGCGCGGGAGCGACCCGAACCGAAGGGGACCGAGCCGCCGCGTCCCGACCTCGACCCGGCCGAGTTGCGCTTTCAGCACGCCGGCGTGCCCCCTTCCCCCCAGCCGCCCCCGCCGCCGGTCCCGCTGGAGGAGGTGCTGGAGAAGAGAGAAAACCTGGCCCTGCTGGGCGAGCCGGGGGCGGGGAAATCCACCGCCCTGCGGTTCATCGGGCTGTGCTTCGCCCGCGCGGAGGAAAACTGGCACATCGCGCGGCTGAGGGTCCAGCGTCCCTACGTCCCGATCCTGCTGAACCTGCAAGCCCGGGCCCACCCCATCGCCGAGAAGGAGACCCTGTGGGACGCCCTGCGCATGGAGGTGCGCGAATGGCTACAATGCCCCGAGGACGAAGCGGAGGCGCTGCTGCGCGCCGGGCAACAAGACCTCGGCCTGCTCGTCCTGCTGGACGGGCTGGACGAGGTGCCGGAGGGCCTCCGCGGGGCCGTGCGCGAGCGCATCCAGCGCTTCGCCGACAGCGGGGCCGGATGGGTGATCCTGGCCTCCCGCCCGGCCGGGTTTCAACCCCTGCGAGGGCTGCGCGAATACACCCTCAAGCCCTTTGAGCACCCCGAAGGCGAAGCCCTGCCCTACCTGCGCGGCTGGCTGGCTGCCCTGAAACCCGAGTGGACCGATGAGGAGGCCGAGGCGCAGGCGCGGCGGTTGCTGGAGCAGATGCGGGCCCACCCGGCCCTGGGCCGCCTGCTGGATAACCCCCTGCTCCTGCGCCTGAGCGCCCAGCATTACGCCCAAACCGGCGAGGTCGCCCGGGGCCGCGCCGACCTCTACCGCCTGTGGGTGGAGGAGGCCTGGGAGCGCGCCAAACGGCGCGGCGCGAAGGAGGAGGAAAAGCCGCGCTTCCTTCAGGCCCTCCAGGCGCTGGCATGGCACCTGCATATCGGCGGGGGGAACGAAGAGGCGGATCTGCGCGAGGCGCTGCAAGCCTTCCGGGTGGCGCAGGACGATAAGGAGGCGGCCGAGGGGCTGCGCCGCCTGCGGGAGCAGACCGGCCTCCTCGCCCGCCTGCCGGAGGCGGAAGATGGAAGGGTGCGTTACCGCTACGTCTTCAGCCACCAGACGCTGCGGGAGTATTTCGTGGCCCTGCGCCTGAAGGAGGCATGGGAGCGGGACGCCCGGCGGGCGTGGCGCTTCCTGCGGCCGCGCCTGCATCTTCCGGAGTGGCGCGAGCCGCTGGCCTTGCTGGTCGGCTCGCTGCCCGAAGCGGAGGCCCTGGGCCTGCTGCGCAGGATCCTGCGCGCCCGCTCGCCGGAAGAGCGCTTCCTGCGCCGCGACCTGTTCCTAACCGCCGAGCTGGCCGCGGAGAGCGGCTACGCCAAGGGGATATGGGAGCACCTGGGCCCTGAGCTGCGCAGGGCCCTCCAGGATAAGGATGCGGACGTGCGCCGGGCGGCGGTGCAGGCCCTGGAGAAGATGGGCCCCCCGGTCCTCCCCGCCCTCCTCCAAGCCCTCCAAGATGAGGATGCGGACGTGCGCCGGGCGGCAGCCGAGGCCCTGGGGAACATCGGCGACCCCCCGGCCCTCCCCGCCCTCACCCAGGCCCTCCAGGATGAGGACGGGGGGGTGCGCCGGGCGGCAGCCGAGGTCCTGGAGAAGATGGGCCCCCCGGCCCTCCCCGCCCTCCTCCGAGCCCTCCAAGATGAGGATGCGGAAGTGCGCCGGGCGGCAGCCGAGGCCCTGGGGAACATCGGCGACCCCCCGGCCCTCCCCGCCCTCACCCAGGCCCTCCAGGACAAGGACGGGATGGTGCGCCGGGTGGC